AGCAGGCAAATCCTGCCGCCGCCCCGAAGGGCAGTTCTTTTTATTCCAGCAGGTTGCAGTCGCAAAGGGTTTGGCAGGCTTTTTGCTCCGCTCCGGGAAACTGCAGGATAGGAGTGCAACATGAAGATCCATCCTGATCAAGTCAGGGCCACCGAACAGGAACAGGCCAGGGCCAGGCGCGCCGCCGAGGCGGACGCCGGGTTCGGGGACCTGCTCGCCAGGGAGGTCGGCAAGGCCGAGGAGCAGACTGCGGCGCAGGCCGTGGCCCCGCCTCCGGGGGCGGGTCTGTCCTCCATGGTCCTCGCGGCCCAGGCGGCCGCCGGAACGGGCGAGAACTCTGAGTCGGGGCAAAGCGTCATGGACAGCCTGGAAACCCTCTTGGATGAATGGGAAGAGTACGCGACCCAGCTTCAGGAACCCTCGGCCAGCCTGAACCTGCGCCAGGCCAACGGGGTGCTGGAGAACATCGAGCAGGGCGTGGCTGCGCTCAAGGGCCGCTACCCTGGCCTGGCCTCCAACGACCCCGGCCTGCAGGCCGTGGTGGACGAGATGGAGATCCTGGCCGTGACCGAGCGCATCAAGTTCAACCGCGGGGACTACCTGGCGTAGCCTCCCAAACCGGCGCCGCCCCCTGCGGGGGCGCCGGCGCCGTCGGGCGGACGCCACAGGGACGTGGCCCCGAACCCGGCGAGCGCGGTGTATTTTGGCCCGTCCGGACCAGGGACGCTCCGCCACAGCGTGAATGACTCCACGCCGTGGGCGGGCCAGGGCACCCGCGCCACCTTTTCCATCAGCTCCGCCCACGCGTCGCCCGCGTCGGCCTTGACCCGCAGCAGGGTCAGGTGCGGCCTGAAGGGGCGCTCCCGGGGCCCCAGGCCCAGGGGCTCCAGGGCGGCGTCGATGGCCGCCGCCAGGGCCGCCAGCTCCGCCCCGCCCTCCTCCACCCCGACCCAGACCACACGCACCGGCCCGGCCCCCTCGGCAGGGAAGCGCCCCGCGCCCCCGGCGCGCAGGGTGAAGGGCGCAAAGGCCACCGCCGCCAGGGCCTGGCGCAGGGCGCCCAGCCGCCCCTGGTCCACCGCGCCCAGAAAGCGCAGGGTCAGGTGCCAGTTGCCCGGCCTGGTCCACGCAGTGCGCGAGCGCAGCCCGGGCCGCAGCTCGGCCTCCAGCCGCGCCAGGGCGTCCTGCCAGGCCGGGGGCAGCCCCAGGCCGAGGAACAACCGCAGCCCAGGCACGGCCTCAGCCCCGCCCGGGGCCCGCGCCCGGAGCCGGGGGCCGCGCCCCGGCGCATGGCCCTTCCGCCGCCCCCGGGCCCAGCCGTTCCAGCAGCCCGGCCACGGCGGCGGCCACGGCGGCGGCCTTCACCGCGTGGCGCGAGCCGTCGAACCGATGCAGCCGGGTGCTCAGGGCGCCGTCCACCAGAAAAGCCATCCAGACCATGCCCACGGGCTTGTCCGCGCTGCCGCCCCCGGGCCCGGCGATGCCCGAAACGGCCACGGCGCACTGCGCGCCCAGGGCCCGGGCCGCGCCCAGGGCCATGGCCCGGACCACGGGCTCGCTCACGGCGCCGTGGACGGCCAGCAGCTCCGGGGGCACGCCCAGAAGACCGGCCTTGACCTCGTTGGCGTAGGCCACCACCGCGCCCCGGAACCACAGCGAGCTGCCGGGCACATCGGTCAGGGTGCTGGCGATGAGCCCGCCGGTGCAGGACTCGGCGGTGGCCAGGAACAGGCCTGCGGCGTTCAGGGTGGCGCCCAGGCGGGCGATGGCGTCGTGGACGGCGGACGGTTGCATGGGGCCCTCCTTGCGGGGCCCAGGGTAGCAGCCGGGCCGGGGCCCAGCAAGCCGGGGCCCTCAGCGCACGGCGCGGGCGATGGCGGCGCGCAGCTCCTGCGGCGCCACGGGCTTGGACACATACTCGTCCATGCCCGCGTCCAGGAAGACCTCGCGGTCGCCCTTCATGGCGTGGGCGGTCATGGCGATGACCGGCAGGGCCGGATCGACTCCCGGCACCTCGCCCGCGCGGATGCTGCGCGTGGCCTGCACCCCGTCCAGCCCGGGCATCTGCACGTCCATGAGCACCAGGTCGAAGCCGCCGCCCGCCAGGGCGCGCAGGGCCTCGTGGCCATCGGCCACGGCCACGGCGCTGTGCCCCAGCTCGCGCACCAGCCGTTCGGCGTAGATGCGGTTGACGACGTTGTCCTCGGCCACGAGCACGCGCAGGGCGCGCGGGGCGTCGGCCACGGCGGGCCGGGCCTCGGGCTGCGGCGCGGCGGCCCCGCCCGGGCGCAGGGGCACGGTGAACCAGACCGCCGTGCCCTGGCCGGGCTCGGAGTCCACGTCGATGACCCCGCCCATGAGCCGCACCAGGCGCCGCACGATGCCCAGGCCCAGGCCCGTGCCGGAGTAGCGGCGGGTGAAGGAGCCGTCGGCCTGGGTGAAGGGCTCGAACATCATGTCCAGCAGCTCGGCGGGAATGCCGACCCCGGTGTCGCGCACGCGAAACAGCAGACGCCGGGCGGTGCCCGGGGGCGTGTCCAGCAGCCAGGCCGACACGCGCACGCTCCCGGCGGGAGTGAACTTCAGGGCGTTGCCCACCAGGTTGGACAGCACCTGGCGGATGCGGCCGCCGTCGCCCAGCAGGTCGTCCATGCCCGGCCCGGCCACGTCGAACTCCAGGGCCAGGCCCTTGGCCTCGGCCTGGCGGCGGTAGGTGGCCTCCACCGCGCGCAGCACGTTGCGCAGGGAGAAGCGGCTGGCCTCCAGGGCCATGCGCCCGGCCTCGATGCGCGAGATGTCCAGCAGGTCGTTGAGAATGGCCAGCAGGTTGCGGCCCGACTCGCGGATCATCTCCAGGTTCTCGCGCTGCTCGCCGGTCAGCGTCGTGAGCAGGGTCAGCTCGGCCATGCCCAGGATGCCGTTGAGCGGCGTGCGCACCTCGTGGCTCATGTTGGCCAGAAACTCGTTCTTGATCCGGCTGGCGCGCTCGGCAGACTCCTTGGCCTGGAGCAGGGCCTCCTCGGTGCGCTTGCGCGCGGTGATGTCCACGGCGGAGACGATGGCCGTGCCCGATTCGGGCAGCATACCCACCTGGATGAGCACCGTCACCGGGTGCCCGTCGCGGTGGATCACGTCCAGCTCGTATTCGTCCGGGGCCGTCCCGCCGCGCATGCGCACCGCGCGGTTCGCCAGGACCATGTCGCGCGAGTCCGGGGCCACGAAGTCGATGAACTGCCTGCCCGCGACCTCCTCCCCCGTCCAGCCGACAATGGCGCTGAACTTGCGGTTGATGCGCCCGATGGTCCCGTCGCGGGCGATGGACAGCATGCCCGAGGCCGAGTGCTCGAAGATGACCCTGTACAGGGCGGCGCGCTCGTCGGCCAGCAGCTCCATGCGCTTGCGCTCGGTGATGTCGCGGGCCAGGCCCTGGGTGCCCGCGAAGCTCTCCGGGCCCGGGCCCGGGCCCGGGGCGACATAGATGCCCTCGGCCTGGAAGGAGAACACGGGTGTTTCCGCGCGGATCTCCACGTCCACCGGGCTGCCGGCCCGGGTGAGCAGGCGCAGCTCCAGGTTAGCGGTACGCCGCGTCCCGGTGCGGCGTTCGTCGATCCTGTTGCGGGCCTGCTCGCGGTCGTCGGGATGCACCAGCTCCAGCAGGGGCGTGCCCGTGAGCTCGGCGGGCTCGTAGCCGTAGCGGCGCACGGCGCCGTTGACGAAGACGATGCGCCCCTGCTCGTCCAGGCGGTAGACGATGTCGGGCAGGCTCTCGACGATGGACTCGTACTTGCTTTCGGACTGGCGCAGGGCCTCCTCGGCCAGACGGCGGTCGGTCAGGTCGTGGGAGACCACGGAGACGTGGGTCACCGCGCCGGACTCGTCGCGGTAGGGCGCGAAGATGACCTCCCAGAACCCCCGGCCCAGGTTGGGAAAATCGAACCAGGCCTCGTAGCTCACGGTCCGCCCCGCGAAGGCGGCGTCCAGGCTGGGCTGGATGTGCCGGGCGAAGACCTCCGCCCCCCACAGCTCGGCCACGGAGCGCCCGGCCAGATCGGCGGGGCGCAGGCCCATGGCGGCCAGATAGCAGGCGTTGGCCGCCTCGTAGCGGTAGCCCCGGGCCACCAGGGTCATGAAATCGCGCGAGGAGTCGGCGATGAACTGGTAGTGGCGGACGGCCACGGCCTGCTCCCTGGCGGCGGCCAGCAGGCGCTCGAGCAGTTCCTCGCGGGCGGAGGCCTCTGGCTGGCCTTGGGCGGGCGTGGTCGGGGTGTCTTCCGGGGGCTGGGTCATGGGGGGCCTGCTGCTGGGTCCGTCGGCTGTGGAATCGGGGCTGGCCCATGCTAGCAGAAACGGGCGGACCCGGTAAAGGGTTGCCGGTCTTGCGGGCGCGTCCAGGGTGTGGCATGTTTGAAAATATTTCTTTGCATGCCCATTGACGGCGCCTGAAATCGGGCCCATATCTCGCTTGCCGCCGTTGGTGTGGAGTTTTGCACATGGACGCCAAATTGGTGTTGCAGACCTTGCCGCGCGAGGGGCTTCGCCACCCGGTCCCGGCCCGTTCCAGGGCCAGCCGGGCCTTGCGGCACGCGGCCTGCCCGCAGGGCTTCGCCACCAGCCCCCTTTCCCCGCGCCCGGAGTGCTCCGGGCCCCGCAGCGCCTAACTGGCTGTTCACAATCCTTTTCGCAGACCGCGCAAAGAAGCAAAAGCAATGTCCCTGAACGACATCGAACTCGAACCCGTTTCCTCGCGCATGTCGCGCCGGACCTTTCTGCGCTTCGCGGGCTGCGCCTGCGTGGCCGGGGTGGGCGTGCAGTACGCCTCCCTGGTCGCCCCCAGCCGCATCGTGACCAACTCCACGGCGGTGGTCATCCCGGGGCTGCCCCGCTCGCTGGAGGGGCTGCGCGTGGGCGTGATGTCCGATTTCCATGTAGGCGACTATGTGTCGCCCGAGTTCGTGGCAGGCGCCGTGGCAATCATGAACTCCCTGCGCCCGGACATGGTGCTGCTGCCCGGCGACTTTTTCCAGGACACCCCGGAGCAGGCCGAGGCCTGCGCCGACGCCCTGTCGGACCTCATCGCCAACCTGGGCGTGTTCGCCTGCCCGGGCAACCACGACCACCATCTGGACCTGCGCAAGACCTCCGTGCCCCTGGGCCGCGCGGGGGTGGACCTGCTGGTCAACGAGTCGCGCAGCATCGCCTACGGCGCGGCCTCCCTGCGCCTGGTGGGGCTGGACTCGGTGACCGAGGGCCTGGCCGACCACTACCGCGCCCTGCGCTCCGTGCCCGAGGACGAGATGGCCTTCGTGCTGGTCCACGAGCCGGACCACGCCGACTTCCTGGCCCAGAGCTCGGGCCACCACCTGCCCCTGCAGATCTCCGGGCACAGCCACGGCGGACAGGTTCGCCTGCCCTTCCTGGGCGCGCCCATCCTGCCATCCCTGGCCCACCACTACCCCCGGGGCCTGCGGCGCGTGGAGGGCACCCACCGCCAGGTGTTCACCTCCACCGGCGTGGGCGTGAGCGTGCCCGTGCGCGTGAACTGCCCGCCCGAAGTCGCCCTGCTGACCCTGCACGGCGCCCCCGAGGCCTGATTCCGGCCCCGGGCCGCCCCTGAGCCCCGGCCCTGCCCCCTGCCCGGCCCGTTCGCCGCCCTGCACCGACCGCTGGCCGGAAAGGGGTTTGACTTGCGCCGCGTCTTGGTATGCACTGGCGCGGACGGCCTGGGCTTTTGCCCGCGCCGCCGCATGCTGCACGAGCGCAAGAGAGGGGCCATGCTGCTGGGAATCGACGTCGGCGGGACGCATACGGACGCCGTGGTGCTGGACAAGGGCCGGGTGGTGGCCGAGGCCAAGGTGCCCACGGACCACGACAACCTGCTGCTCTCGGTGCGCGCGGCCCTGGCGGCGGTGCTGCGCGGGGTGGACCCCGGGGCCGTGCGCCGGATGAACCTGTCCACCACCCTGTCCACCAACGCCATCGTCGAGGGCAAGACCGAGGAAGTCGGCGTGCTGGTGGCGGGCGGGCCGGGCATCGACCCCGAGAACCACCGCGTGGGCGGGCATTTCCATGTGCTTGGCGGCTCCGTGGACCATCGCGGCACCGAGGTCGCGCCCCTGGATGAGGCCGGGCTGGCCCGCGCCGTGGCGGCCATGCAGGCGGCGGGGGTGCGCGTCTTCGCGGCGGTGGGCAAGTTCTCCACGCGCAACCCGGCCCACGAGCAGGCCATGGCCCGGACCCTGGCCGCAGGCGGCGGGGCCGACCATGTGACCCTCGGGCACAGCCTGTCCGGGGTGCTCAACTTCCCCCGGCGCATCGCCACGGCCTATTTCAACAGCGCCGTCTGGCGGCTGTACAACGACTTCGCCTGGGCCGTGCAGGAGAGCGTGGCCGACTTCGGGCTGCGGGCGGAGATCAACGTGCTCAAGGCCGACGGCGGCACCATGCCCCTGGAGCTGTCGCGCGCCTGCCCGGTGCAGTCCATCCTTTCGGGCCCGGCGGCCAGCGTCATGGGCATGATCGCCCTGTGCGACATCCGCGACGACTGCGTGATCCTCGACGTGGGCGGCACGACCACGGACATCGCCGTGTTCGCCGACGGCTCGCCGGTCATCGAGGAGCACGGCATGAGCGTGGGCTCCTATCCGACCCTGGTGGGCGCCCTCAAGGTGCGCTCCATCGGCGTGGGCGGCGACTCGGCCCTGCGCGTGGGCCCGGCGGGGATCACCGTGGGCCCCGACCGGCGCGGCCCGGCCCTGGCCACCTGCGGCCAGGGCGCCGCCGGGCGGCCCTGCGCCCCGGCGCTCACCGACGCCCTGAACGTGACCGGCGCCTGCGCCTTCGGCGATGTGGAGGCCTCGCGCCGGGGGCTGGAGGAACTGGGCGCGCCCTGGGGCCTGTCCGCCAGCGAGCTGGCCCGCCGGGCCGTGGACGCGGCGGTGGCCGCCATCCTGACCGCAGCCCGCGACCTGGTGGACGAGATCAACGACAAGCCGGTCTACACCATCCGCGAGCTTTTGGGCGGGCGGCAGGTGCGCCCGGTGCGCCACTACGTCATGGGCGGCCCGGCCCAGGCCCTGGCGCCGCTGCTGGCCCGGGCCTCGGGGCTGGACGTGCGCCTGCCCGCCCACCACGCCGTGGCCAACGCCATCGGCGCGGCGCTCACGCGCACCACCCTTGATGCCGAGCTGTTCGCCGACACGCACAAGGGCCGCATGCTCATCCCCGCCCTGGGGGTGGACCGCGCCGTGCCGCGCACCTACACCCGCGAGCAGGCCGAGGCCGACGCGCGCCAGGCCCTGGCCGCACACATCCGCACCCTGGGCGCGGACCTGGACGGCGCCGAACCCGAGATCATCGAATCGGGCGCGTTCAACATGGTGGAAGGCTCGCGCACCCTGGGCCGGACCATCCGCGTCAAATGCCAGGTGCGCCCGGGCATCACCCGCCGGGCGCGCTAGCAGCCCGCCCCCAGGCGGCCACCGGTCGCGTTGCCCGAAAAAGCCACGCCCGGCGCGCATTGCTGCTGCGCGCCGGGCGTGTTTTTTCCGCGCCGTGTGGCTCGCCGTTTCAGCGGCCTGACGCAAGGGTTTTCCCCGCCGTCAGCCGGAGGCCGGGGCCTCACCGCGCAGCCGGGCCACGGCGGCGTGGTAGGCCTGGAACACGTCCTCGCGGTTGATGAGCCCCAGGATGCGCGTGGCGTCGGTGGGATCGACCACGGGAATCTGGCCGTAGCCCGTGTCCACGAAGCGCAGCAGCGCGGAGTAGAGGTCATCGGCGGGCAGCAGGGTGGCCGGGGGCCCGGCGATGTCGCGGGCCACCACCAGGTCGAACAGCGCCGTCTCGAAGATCACCCGGCGGATGTCCTTGACCCCGAGGATGCCGGTCACGGCGTCGTCCGCCCCGCGCACGGGAAAGTACAGCTCGTTGGAGTTGGCCATGATGTCGGTGATGGCCTTGAGGGTCGTGCCCTCCTCCAGGGTTGTCACCCGGCCCGGGGCGAAGTGGTCCTGCACGCGCAGGGACTCCAGGACGTTGATGGTCATGTCGCCCAGGTGCGCCGGGGACTCGAACTTGTTCTCCACCTGGTGCTCGTACAGCGCGGTGCCCTTGCCCAGCAGGATGCACACCGCGCTGGCCAGCATCAGCGGCGCCAGCAGCCCGTAGCCCTGGGTCAGCTCGCAGACCATGATCAGCGGCCCGATGGGCGCGTTGGCCACCCCGGCGAAGAAGGCCGCCATGCCCACCAGCACGTAGCCCCCGGGCTGGGTCACCGTGTCGGGGAAGAAGCGGTGGGCCAGGGCGCCGACCACCCCGCCGGACATGCCGCCCACGAACAGCGCCGGGGCGAACATGCCCCCGGACATACCCGAGCCGATGGTCACCGAGGTGGCCACGATCTTGCCCAGCAGGATGCCCGCCATGACGCCCACGGCCAGCTCGCCCTTGATGGCCAGCTCCAGCCAGCCGTAGCCGCCCGCCAGCAGCTGGGGGAAGGCCATGCCCATGATGCCCATCAGCGCCCCGCCCAGGCCCATGGCCAGGATGACCCCCGAGCGCGCGGCCAGCCGCTCGAAGACCCGGAACTTCACGAACTCGAAGGTGCGGATGTGCAGCCAGCCCGTGAAGGAGCAGAAGAAGGCCAGGGCGATGTAGAAGGGCAGCTCGGCCACGTTGTCGAAGCGGAACTCGGGGATGCCGAAGATGGGATC
This is a stretch of genomic DNA from Desulfocurvus vexinensis DSM 17965. It encodes these proteins:
- the thpR gene encoding RNA 2',3'-cyclic phosphodiesterase — encoded protein: MPGLRLFLGLGLPPAWQDALARLEAELRPGLRSRTAWTRPGNWHLTLRFLGAVDQGRLGALRQALAAVAFAPFTLRAGGAGRFPAEGAGPVRVVWVGVEEGGAELAALAAAIDAALEPLGLGPRERPFRPHLTLLRVKADAGDAWAELMEKVARVPWPAHGVESFTLWRSVPGPDGPKYTALAGFGATSLWRPPDGAGAPAGGGAGLGGYAR
- a CDS encoding CinA family protein, encoding MQPSAVHDAIARLGATLNAAGLFLATAESCTGGLIASTLTDVPGSSLWFRGAVVAYANEVKAGLLGVPPELLAVHGAVSEPVVRAMALGAARALGAQCAVAVSGIAGPGGGSADKPVGMVWMAFLVDGALSTRLHRFDGSRHAVKAAAVAAAVAGLLERLGPGAAEGPCAGARPPAPGAGPGRG
- a CDS encoding PAS domain S-box protein, whose product is MTQPPEDTPTTPAQGQPEASAREELLERLLAAAREQAVAVRHYQFIADSSRDFMTLVARGYRYEAANACYLAAMGLRPADLAGRSVAELWGAEVFARHIQPSLDAAFAGRTVSYEAWFDFPNLGRGFWEVIFAPYRDESGAVTHVSVVSHDLTDRRLAEEALRQSESKYESIVESLPDIVYRLDEQGRIVFVNGAVRRYGYEPAELTGTPLLELVHPDDREQARNRIDERRTGTRRTANLELRLLTRAGSPVDVEIRAETPVFSFQAEGIYVAPGPGPGPESFAGTQGLARDITERKRMELLADERAALYRVIFEHSASGMLSIARDGTIGRINRKFSAIVGWTGEEVAGRQFIDFVAPDSRDMVLANRAVRMRGGTAPDEYELDVIHRDGHPVTVLIQVGMLPESGTAIVSAVDITARKRTEEALLQAKESAERASRIKNEFLANMSHEVRTPLNGILGMAELTLLTTLTGEQRENLEMIRESGRNLLAILNDLLDISRIEAGRMALEASRFSLRNVLRAVEATYRRQAEAKGLALEFDVAGPGMDDLLGDGGRIRQVLSNLVGNALKFTPAGSVRVSAWLLDTPPGTARRLLFRVRDTGVGIPAELLDMMFEPFTQADGSFTRRYSGTGLGLGIVRRLVRLMGGVIDVDSEPGQGTAVWFTVPLRPGGAAAPQPEARPAVADAPRALRVLVAEDNVVNRIYAERLVRELGHSAVAVADGHEALRALAGGGFDLVLMDVQMPGLDGVQATRSIRAGEVPGVDPALPVIAMTAHAMKGDREVFLDAGMDEYVSKPVAPQELRAAIARAVR
- a CDS encoding metallophosphoesterase yields the protein MSLNDIELEPVSSRMSRRTFLRFAGCACVAGVGVQYASLVAPSRIVTNSTAVVIPGLPRSLEGLRVGVMSDFHVGDYVSPEFVAGAVAIMNSLRPDMVLLPGDFFQDTPEQAEACADALSDLIANLGVFACPGNHDHHLDLRKTSVPLGRAGVDLLVNESRSIAYGAASLRLVGLDSVTEGLADHYRALRSVPEDEMAFVLVHEPDHADFLAQSSGHHLPLQISGHSHGGQVRLPFLGAPILPSLAHHYPRGLRRVEGTHRQVFTSTGVGVSVPVRVNCPPEVALLTLHGAPEA
- a CDS encoding hydantoinase/oxoprolinase family protein, whose protein sequence is MLLGIDVGGTHTDAVVLDKGRVVAEAKVPTDHDNLLLSVRAALAAVLRGVDPGAVRRMNLSTTLSTNAIVEGKTEEVGVLVAGGPGIDPENHRVGGHFHVLGGSVDHRGTEVAPLDEAGLARAVAAMQAAGVRVFAAVGKFSTRNPAHEQAMARTLAAGGGADHVTLGHSLSGVLNFPRRIATAYFNSAVWRLYNDFAWAVQESVADFGLRAEINVLKADGGTMPLELSRACPVQSILSGPAASVMGMIALCDIRDDCVILDVGGTTTDIAVFADGSPVIEEHGMSVGSYPTLVGALKVRSIGVGGDSALRVGPAGITVGPDRRGPALATCGQGAAGRPCAPALTDALNVTGACAFGDVEASRRGLEELGAPWGLSASELARRAVDAAVAAILTAARDLVDEINDKPVYTIRELLGGRQVRPVRHYVMGGPAQALAPLLARASGLDVRLPAHHAVANAIGAALTRTTLDAELFADTHKGRMLIPALGVDRAVPRTYTREQAEADARQALAAHIRTLGADLDGAEPEIIESGAFNMVEGSRTLGRTIRVKCQVRPGITRRAR
- a CDS encoding chloride channel protein, producing the protein MRLHDHLHAIIRSASMRWLGLAVGVGLVSGLCAVAFFTAVEYGQHLILHRLAGLTLPAPAGEDLFHAPAGPLRPWIIPLLTTAVGLGTGWLVTRFIPETIGGGTDGTDAMIDSFHNKEGRIRPLAALIKGTTAILTIITGGSAGREGPISQVGAAVGSWLATSLHLSAKERRILLLAGAAGGLGAIFRAPLGGALTAVEVIYREDFEAEAVLPSVVSSVVAYSLFTFFFGTDPIFGIPEFRFDNVAELPFYIALAFFCSFTGWLHIRTFEFVKFRVFERLAARSGVILAMGLGGALMGIMGMAFPQLLAGGYGWLELAIKGELAVGVMAGILLGKIVATSVTIGSGMSGGMFAPALFVGGMSGGVVGALAHRFFPDTVTQPGGYVLVGMAAFFAGVANAPIGPLIMVCELTQGYGLLAPLMLASAVCILLGKGTALYEHQVENKFESPAHLGDMTINVLESLRVQDHFAPGRVTTLEEGTTLKAITDIMANSNELYFPVRGADDAVTGILGVKDIRRVIFETALFDLVVARDIAGPPATLLPADDLYSALLRFVDTGYGQIPVVDPTDATRILGLINREDVFQAYHAAVARLRGEAPASG